GCTTTGGCTTAGTAGGAATTAAACACTACTGCATACTGACTTGGGTGTGAATTAATGTGGTTCAATGACAAACCAGACTTGGGGAAGGAATTTAATAATTCCTATGGAAAAGCATGCTGGAATAAACATGTAAAAGCCAACATGCTGAAGATATGGGCATTAAAGGTTGCATCATAGCTACAGGCGGGTGCAATAGAGCCAGCAGTGTTCCAGGTAGGAAGCCTGGAGCAGTAAGAGTCAAGCAAGGGTGAAGAATAGTAAAATAGAACATTGATCCTATGGAGAAATGTTCTttgctccatcttgctctccgtaAACAGGGGGTTAGGGGAGGGGTCACAGCAAATCACCACCCAGGGAGCTGCGGGTTAAGGGCTCTGTACCGTGTTCCATTTGAACTCATAAGTCAGAAATTCCAAGTACCTAGTCGGGAATTTCAACTGAAATGCCTCCTGAAGTGGGGAACCTCTGCGACCCCAACCTCAGAATTTGGGATGGCTGCACCCTTTATCGACAGAAGTGAAAGCTGTAGCCATATAATCTTTATTAGCAATTATGCCTTATTTGTGTTTCAGAAGTCAtacacagttctgtccaaacacTATCTGTGGACAAGTTGCTACAGTGTTTGTATACACAAAATACTGTGTAATGTGTTATcaactggtattgctaacaatgaACATAACTCTAACTTTTATAAAAATAGTTTTCCCGTAtggggaccacacacacacagttaaaaacaaaaaaaaaacggtattcatcatgttgtgggagcatttagtccccacaaggtaaggtatatctgcaccacacacacatacacacacacacacaggtacaagTCCACTTAGTCATATTCCACCCCCAGAACTAGACTCCCTGAAGTCGGGGTTTTCCAAGGAGATTCCACATGGGACACCATTGGAAAAAATAGCATTCAGCTTCTCCATTCTTTAGCAGCCACAGCCTTAACAAGGTCTACCCTCTGGTCTAGTCTTTGCTCCCTGTTCTACTTCCCTGCAGAGGGCATGATGTTCCCACCAGAATGTATGTCTATTTTCAGAAAACAGAGAGACAGTATCCCCAGCGTCTGAGTGGTAAGTACAAGTCCCTTTGCTATAATGTTCAGTCCTGTTGCAAAGGCACAGTCTAGCACCTACCAAGCATGGTTGAGATGACTGTGTGTGTTAGACTGGAAGACCTTCTGTGTGGGGGAAATCAGTGTCATGTCAAAGGTTCTTAGAGGAGCATGAGTCATCCTGACACCAAGATTTGAAGAGACAACGATAACTGTCTGGACTCGGTGCAAGTCTGAGGGACACTGGCTGTGAAAGTAGAAAAGTTTACTATTTATAACGTCTTTTTATGGTCCAGCCCTAAAAAAGTTCGTATGCTATTCCAGCAAAGTCCTTGCTGTTATTCTAACGTGGATGACGGAAATCGGGTTGTACTGTAGAAGGCGATAGTATCTGATGTGTACAATCATGTTGACTCATGCAGTAATGTTGCAGATGGAACAATCACTGCCGCGTGGTTAAACACAGACAATGAAGGAGATCACAGAGGAGGTTATGTCTTCACAAACAAGGAGCACTCTCAGCTGTGAGAGTCTTTTTGGTGTTTTGGACCGATCAGGTAAACCAGTGGTACAAATAATGTTTGTACAGCTATGTTTGTGGTATTAGAGTTGGATGTCTTGTTGATGTGCCATGATTTTAAATATAGACACACCAAGCTAAGTTTTAAATAgatattcaaaatgcttctcatTACAATGTCATGAACTCAATTATAGACAAGCATAGGTGTGGGAAGATGTTTTGAGCTCAGCTTGCCAAAAGTCAGAACGGCCAATAGACTATAAGGAAGGTCTTTCGTATCATCGGAAGCAATCAAAAATTATTATAGTCGCCTCAGCCATTGTGAAATAACAATGCTTTGGTTTTTTTTGGTGAAAAATTAGCAGGCTGCGCCACGATATTGCAACACTGCATTACCACCAACAACCAGAAGGGGTGCTGAAGCACTGTCAGCGCCACCACTTTCAGCAACCACTATAGACAATGACTTAGATTTTCAAATTGTGTAAGGCAATTACAGTGCATTAGTGGTGAGATATTTAAGGTCTTTCTGACCTTAAGCTTCTGATGTGATTGAATTATGTTTACCGTGGCTTAGAACATGTCAAATATGATACAATCCATATTTTTTCATATAAAAGCCTTTACAAACCAttcattttcagtttattttcaaGTGGAACCAGGCTTACCATTCATATTAAACATGTAACCATCATCAACATAAACCAAAAATGCTACTTGccattaaaaaatattttaaattaaatgcatttaaaaattcAAGTTTTTTGCTTCAGAAAGCTACAGTATACAAGCATACAGACGTTCTGTGTTTTTGCACAAAGTGTAATTTCTTTTACATAATTTATATCCCTATTCAGTCAAGTACAGAAAAATCCCCAAAGTTAAATATGTTCCAATGAATGGGACGTCTTTGGATTTGTGACAGACcatataaaatgtaaaacttCCTTGATTCCTACAAGCATGACAATATAGATCATTAGACAACATGTTGTCTAACTGCATGGGAATCACAGGTAAAACAAGCAGCAACATAAATGCGAAATGAAGGCATTTTGAATGGGCACACATGAACACGTCAATTGCGACGCTGTATGACGCCAGCATTTAAAGACAGACATGCATAACCCTACTTTTCAGGCATGAATGTAATCCTCATGCAAGATATCGCTCCCAGTTTTGTGTAGACACACAGCATgtaacagataaatacattgctatttgataaatatatatatcacaGCATTGCCATCACCACAAAAGGATACTGGAGattgtataacaaaaaaaactacagtaCAGGATTCATATTCTGCATAGTTTAAGCTTATATACTCTTCCTTTATATTCTTCTGTTCCACTCACAGCATGGATTAAATGCACAGGTAAAGTGCTTGCAGTATCGTGAAAAAAAAGGCAACAGCGAAATTGCGTGGTTTCATCCCGTGCACGTGACCTGGAGGTCATGCTCATTTGACAAGAGAAAATGCTTAAGTcccaatgaaaaaaatatataaaataaataaaccagtGGCACGTGCATGCTGGGGGTAAAATGATATGAAATAATGAGACAGACGTATCTAGGACGTATAGGGTCAGCACTGGTGCTGTGTGTGGTATCGCATCATATGACAAAAGCCGTATGAGGCTGTAAAATGTTTATAGAGCTGAATTCCTGgacgtttatttttttttaaaggacgcTCTAGTTACGAACACGCTGCTTTTTTCTATGTATCAAAATTTCTGAATGCAGTAAATAACTAAAATGCATGTCTGATGCTGTAAAATCCTCATGAGTCTTGCATTTCCCAGTTAAAAAGCAGTATTCAAATGCTGTCAACTGACCTGAAAACCTCTTATTTGTCTGCCTGATGCGGGAAAGTAAAAATCTGTAGTCAAAGCGACTGTATTTGGTTCGACGGAAGATGCACAGTTGAGTTTCGGCATAATACAATTGTTGTTGGGAAACTTGCTCTTTTTCCCCCGGTGATTTCAAATGGTCATTAATGTCCTTCCTAAGATACACAGACCTGGTAAAAATCTGCCAAATTCTGCGCACTTCGTGTTAGTGGTTCCTGGTCCATCACAATGAAACGGGGACGACCATGATGAGCTCATAACGGGGGCCTATAACATTTCtgtaaacagttttttttttttagtgcaaTCCCAGCCGATGTGGTAACGAACGATACAAACATGCCGACCTGATGGAGTGCAGAAAATTAGATGGGCTTGTACAGTAAAGAGGTGACGTATTTCTTCTTGTATCGGTGAGTAGCACTGAGAACCATCACGCCGTCCtgaacacacaaaaaaagagtGGTGCCTTTTTACAGTACACATCAATTCTAAATAATTTAATATGGATAATATGTGGATTAATATAAATGAGATGAAAAAAAACTATTACCACTACCAGAAGGCCATATTCTTGTATATTCTGAGATCTGACATGACAGCAAAAAGCACTGTGATGAAATTGTACCTTTATTGAGAGGGCATAGAGGTGATTCAGCATCACGTGGTTGGGTTCTGGCAGCAGAGCAGGATCACACTGGAAGGCAAATATTTTCAGCCCATTATTTACTGCAGAAAAAAACTCACAAATCAGGACAACCCTTCTCACGACGGATGATTCAAATCTGGTCCATGCTGGATGTGGCCCTTTCAGCGTGTGGCCAGGGGAAACTCACTGAGATGTTTGTGTCCTTGTTCAAGATGACCTGGAGAAGGTGTGGGGGGAGGATGGGTGGGGCCTTGAAGCGCTCTTCAGGTCGGAACACGTACACCTCCTGCCCGTAGGGGCCTGGTGGAGAGCTGGAGAGATCTGATGGACAACGAAAAACCTGTTTAAGCCTGGTGCTTCTTGTACCTCAGCACTGAACATCCATACTGCCCCCCCTGCTCTCCCATTTACACTTATTTCATCTGCACTTTTATTGCATTAACTGAGTATGTGGCTcaatgggctaagcctctgactttgatcagaaggttgctggttcaaggtTGGCCTTGGACCCTCTGTAGGTCTTTGACTAAGGCCCTtcacctcccagctccctggtgctgctatgggtggctgccctttgtagCCAGCTTACTGTCACCTATAGAGAGCATGCTGGGGGAAGTATAAAGAtcatttccccatggggatcaataaagtatctattattagTTTGTATTCAAGCTAAGCTCCATGTAAATAACAGACCATATCATGTTAACATAACAAGGGGGGTAGTGAGtggttcagtgggctaagcctctacaGCCATGGTCAGAAGGTCATAGGTTCAagccccagccttggcagaacagtcacatgtgtgtgagtcctcaagcaaggcccttaagctCCAGGGGCACCACATGTTGGCTAAACCTGCactgtgacacccccccccccctatggagagcaagatggggcatgCAAATAGAAGAATTCCAACATAGTTGTGCAAATAAAGAATTTATCATTTGACTTGGAGCTGTCAGCTGTGACCAACAGTTAATGTTTATCGCAGTGTTCCCTTGAAAATCATTACATTACTGACAGCACAAATAAGGCAGCTAACTTTTGGACACATGTTGATACATTCCAGAGACTGCAGATTTTGGTGGCAAAGTGCTTCATTTCCATTCTTCAAGAAAGAGAGCCTGTCTTATAGGTTTAAGAATGTTTTATTGAATCCTATGACTCTGTTCACCTGACGTATCTGAACACTCAAGCGAATCCACTTGCAGGGCATCAAACACTTCAAAGTCGGACTTCTTCACATGGATCAGGTTGTTGATGGTTCCCAGCTGGCTGGTAACTACTGGCTAAAACAGGAACACATTTATCAAAACACCTGTAACTGTACCTATCTTGGAAGTAATGCCAGAACTTTCCGCAGCATGTGGTTTCAGGTTACCTCTGATGGGTCGTGCAGCCACTGTCCGTCCACAAAGAACTTGTACTGGTGCTCCCCTTCGGGTAAGTCCAGGATTGCTACAAAGTCATTGTGACTGGAGGAACAAAGAGTTTTGTTATGAGCTTTTCTGAAGTTTAAATACCTCACAATGACTTAGCGATTTTTAGCATTGCTTAATAAAGAATATACAGAGAGAGTGGCATGGTATAGGTTCTAATcccaccagagagagtttttttaTATGTTAGAGGGAATAACAGTGTTGAATATTCAGTACCACACTCAGACAATGGATTGGAAGGGTAACTCAGACAAAGATACATGAGTAGCTAGCAAGACTGAAGAAACAGAAGTATGTTTTTCCAATCTTAACTGGGAGACTCGTGACGCGGCTGCAGGAACTGGGTACCATAACATATACTGTGAATGCAGAATTTGTGAAGACAGGCAGGCTCAAGGCTGCAGAACGTGTGAACCCTGACCAGCGTCAGCCGTTTGCCAGCAAAGTCCCAGGGCAAACGTGGTCGCGGACAGAATTTCAGTTACTCTGCAAGCTACAGGGCTACTTTACTGATACAGATTGCTGGCAGGTGACGTTCTCTTTACTTGTAGTGCCAAAGTTTGTTACCAGGTACCATTACTTGCGTATTCCCTTTTTGATTAGCACTACCAATTTTCCAAACTGTTTTTGAGCCTAGACTATATGGACGAAACCATCGGCCTCCTCCCTAAAAGCCAAAAATATTCAAGGGGTTATAAAAATGCACTCGAGATGTGTTATTACGGCAGTACACATAGACAAGTCCATTTGACATTTTATTACATGAGAGGAACTGGCCCACCTTTTATTAAGTGGGATCTTGGTGCTCCAGTTGTTAAAAGACCCAGCGATATAGACCTCCTTCCCCCCACCAGCCCAGCGGATCACGGTGGGCCTGGCCTGGGGCGCCGGCCTCACGGAATCTTCCAGGTCCTGGGCAAAGGGTGTGAACTCCTTTTCCCCTGAGGGCTGACAGATATTTGCAATTGGCTGAGTTGCACAGTTCCCCCATCTCTCCATCCTGCATCTACTGTGGTGCGTTTCTACAAAAAGCTGAACACCAGCAATACTGTTCACTGAGGCTCATGTGTAGCAATGAACAAAATGCTGACGGGGACAACAATAAGAGAAAAAGATGGCCACGTCAAGCAAGCTGATTACAGAACGCAAGACCTTCACAGAATTTACAATTGTAATGCATTACAGCTGCATGAAAACTACAGAGACATAAGTATGCTTTTAACAGTGGTATAAAACAGCTCTCTAGAGACTGCTAAAGAGCTCTTACAAGAAATACTAAAATCAAATGACAGCTATAAATGTGAACAACATTCTATGTCAGCAGCAAATGTACATTTGTAAACTATTAGCATATCACTGACAAGGACAATCGTTATTGTTCACAAAATGAAATACAGAGAGATGGAGGCACTGTAAGTATATTTGTCCTGATggcccctacacacacacacacacacacacacaccaaaaaaatttgtaccttgacACTCAATGGGAAGGATGTGACTGTTTTCCTGCACACTGCTTAACAAGGTTAGAGGAAATTTTGGACACTAAGTCTcttctttttttaatatatttctaaAGGTCGCCCCCCACCAGTTTGCCATTATTTTTTCCCCTCACCTGTGCCCCCACCCAcacaactcttttttttttttttttttttttccgcacCCCACAGTTTGAATACCTCTGTTCCAGTCCTTGGGTGATAATGCAGGGACTGGTATGGGGATGGTCGCTTTGGAGGGTCCAAGGAGCAACAGAGCACTGAGGCTGCCCAAAGCAGGCAGTGTACGACCATACATGTGCAAAGTACCTTTGACTCTGTAGTGTGGGTGTTAAAGATATTGGGATCGTCGGTGCTGTCCACCATGATCTTGCTCGGCTCCTGTTCCTTGTGGCTACTCCCGCCATCAGCGCGGTGGGATTTTGTCCCATGGCGGTCGCCGGATACACGGTCACTTgtgtttcccatgatgctttggtGCTCAGGACAGACCTGAACAACAAAGTAGCATCGATCTAGCCACCGTGTACAGACCGGCATGCCTTTTTTATAATCATTTGGCAAAATGATTGAGGTTCCTGAATGTTTCTAGCAAGTTGTCCTTCAATTAAGTTACCTATATgcaataattattttaaatgactttTTAAACAAACTTTTTCTACTGGTGATGTCACCACTGCGTAAAGCCCTTATTTTCTCCAGGGCAGGTGCATTGTGAAGGGGAGAAAGTTAAAACGATTTCAAAGACCCCTGAGTAACAGGGaccctaaaaaatttggaacataggTGGATTGATCTGGGTCCCAATATGATATGTTTTCATGGGGTCTAAAATCTGTAGTGGCATCCCTACTCCAGGAACTACATTACCCAGCTTTCTCAAtcgtacatcactttggatagaCACATCTGATAAATACGTGTAATTCTTTAATGCAGACTGCCCGCATTTCATTGCAGCATTATTTCAAATGCATGGAGCTCTAAAGAGCTTGTTACAGATGCTTTGAACAATGGCGCATTAAGATTCACCGGGCCCTGCAATGAAtaagaaaaatggatggatattaacatAATTAAGATATTtataatgaaaatgtttttCTCTAGTGTCAAATATTCTCATTTCCGGTATTTAAgaagattttttattttaatttcaattaATATTGTGGGGTCGGATACGTATCTATTACATATACACCAGACTGTTCTGGGTGAATGTCAAATTTCAAGTATAAACGACCATCAATGACCGATTAAGAGCCATTTAACGAGCCACAGAGCCCGTTTCAGCTTCAGACCAGAGTGTTCCCATATAAGGCAATTATGCTACCAGCTCCAAAAAAAACGGTACCTCGATAAGTCTCATGTAAAATAATCCATCAACAAAATTCAATATGATATGCAATATAGAAGCTTAACGTTATCTTACTTGCCAATGGATATGAAATGTCACCGTAGCCAGGAGACTGTCAACCGATTTCAGAAGAAGGGACAGTAGCCGAACACCCTCTTTTCGGGCAGGTCACTTAATGTCACTGGTCAAGCTACGAAGTAAACAACTTAAACAGTTACAGAAGAGCGCAGTCTATGAACTACCGAGTTGTCCGGGTCAACTGCCCCACAAACTACAGTATTTGATTAAGGCGGCACGACGGAAATACCCTAAGCCGTTACAAAATCGCTCGGCAACTATAACTAGCTAGACTGCTAACTAGCAACTCTATCTGGAATGAAGTGACATTTGTGGCCAATAATTCAGCACATGTGTGCTTTTAAAAGCAGAGTTTCACATATAAAAATGTACAAATCGGTAAAACTTACCCCTTCGACAACCGCTACACCAAAACAACCGCAGAAGCTGCTATTTCAATTCTGACAACATTCTTGACAAACACTTAACACTTCACCTCGCTACGGCTTGTCTGGTGATCCAAAAAGCTCTATTTACGAAACGCATCGAACCCTATTCAATTTCAAAGTGTATGATCATCATAAGGTGAATTAGAAATGATGAAATCTAGAAAACTGGTAATCTGATTTTACACAGATTGTCTAATAACATATAATTATTGAGCAATCATGAAATCAATGTTTCCATCCAAAAGTTCCTgcttaataaatgtaaatgcaatgCACATTATTATCTTTTAGTTAGTACCTGAAGCACCTGAAGAAAGATAAGAAGCCAATTCAAAATGCAGGTCCTTAAGATTACTTTAACTGTGAAAATATCAATATCATATGATCATTTACGCCTAAGACAAGTGAAGAGTCTCTAAATTAGATTATTTTCTTGCACAAAAATAGGAGATCCACCGACATacattgatccatccatccgaCTTCCAAAACCACATACACATGAATCATATCTGGTACGCTGCCGCAAATATGACTATATTACTATGAATATCTAtcccaaaataaaattaattgatTTTAAAGACAAAAACAGTAACTTCTTTTTATAAACAAAACCATTCGCCATGTCTTCAGTAGTAAAAATGATAATCGGAATAATACTCATTTTACCATGAGCTTCACTTCAGGCGCTTACTTATGGTCATGAAATGAGCTGCCTGGGTATAGTATAATGTAGTATTACACTTAATCACTAGAGGGAGCCAAATGTTTATTGTAAAACTCGGTTTGTTCCGCTTTAGGGGTGGCacggtgctgcagtggttagcatggtcTCACGCCCGTAGGCGTgaatgtgtcctgcgatgggttgctgccccatcctgggctgttccctgcattGCGCCCGTAGGCTCCTGCTCTACCGCGACCCTGAATGagacaagcggtttcagaaaatggatgggtggatgttcTGCTTCGCATTAAGCGCCACCACTATGTTCATCCGTTATATTGTTCTTAATACGCATTGCGCtgctttaatttcaatgcagtcAAAGCCAATGTAGTCATATTGACGTGAAACGTGAAAGACAGAAATTTTTGGCCTGTCACAAATATCTTTACCCATCGAACCGGACTAGAAAGCAACTTCGCGTTgcttaccatccatccatccatccatccatccatccattttctgtaaccgcgtAACCTTTTTAGAgtcgctgggggtccggagccttatGTGCCTATACCAATTAAATTATTATacaaatttaatttttaaatgtaattaaacgtaAAAAAACGTAATATAATGTCATTTAGGGGATTCATGAGATGTAATTGAATGAtttaattgaataagaaaccGCATACATTGTAATTGAATGATGTAATTGAATAAGAAACGCATAAATGGATAGTTGGTGTTACCGAACTGACAGATTGCTTAAGTTGCAAAAGTGAAAAGAGACTGAATAAACCCATacaacttttgtttttgttcacaAAACGAGGTATGAATAGAaactcatggtcatggatacgTTCGTAAATCAAGCAATATTATTACTCTAAGATACATGACGGTCATACTAAACCCAGTTGATTTGAACGTTTATtgccattatttattattattttattattattgatctTGAAGTATTTTACATTTATGACAACCATTTTACATTAGCACTAGCTGGGATACAGCTAATTTTCCATAAACTATATGAATGTGCAATTTTGCGTCGCCTGTCCTACTTCAAATGATCTACGTAA
This genomic interval from Brienomyrus brachyistius isolate T26 chromosome 21, BBRACH_0.4, whole genome shotgun sequence contains the following:
- the prkab2 gene encoding 5'-AMP-activated protein kinase subunit beta-2 → MGNTSDRVSGDRHGTKSHRADGGSSHKEQEPSKIMVDSTDDPNIFNTHTTESKPSGEKEFTPFAQDLEDSVRPAPQARPTVIRWAGGGKEVYIAGSFNNWSTKIPLNKSHNDFVAILDLPEGEHQYKFFVDGQWLHDPSEPVVTSQLGTINNLIHVKKSDFEVFDALQVDSLECSDTSDLSSSPPGPYGQEVYVFRPEERFKAPPILPPHLLQVILNKDTNISCDPALLPEPNHVMLNHLYALSIKDGVMVLSATHRYKKKYVTSLLYKPI